The Plectropomus leopardus isolate mb chromosome 15, YSFRI_Pleo_2.0, whole genome shotgun sequence genome has a segment encoding these proteins:
- the si:ch211-195b21.5 gene encoding zinc finger protein 318 isoform X1, producing MYRRGKRAHGPPPFGPPPPHVPPYRLGGSCGVPSTGHLPPTSCGPFPTSAPDSHFLHSRPPTGHFINPHCSSFSIDHSSVIALGGSQQIVPPSQQPHIQVPQWNPIPVEHHSPDSSERAGEEFLRCIAANKPLPDYLKGNMAYNLAEAFNSANVLKEAVKSDPEFQKHGTRSKSRSRSRGKSRARSRGRSKSRPPSRSRGRSKSRVRGKSRARSKSRARSRGRAHSRSRSQSRSNKSHIRSKSRARRSKSRSSSVEKGHSKDKKRKRSPSHNCSSSVSSSSNLTGNRLLEGLKLVMASKELEDRLPTLKDAILTIQASDESKKVEGIPDDHRHQQHDSKDNSTSLENDSMLLPHERTGSDFSWLQAKSEDNSAVLKAKELEDEESFLYGNEDAEGKQANKMSTALFATFSQTGEHAKLQEMDSSGSQFYQNKSMFSSSGDLKQTLLMTSSNISSANLDNSECEKIKNILKSLGTVDISDVMGKMRGQQEVKKPTPALPVSDRAAAGIALPALSNPNVRQALESLQSLIKATKEKREKCDGIGTSQTSDKPMAYDDEERKKDKQARKNKMESLVKELEGLMKQDGLSFLTPVIGFYCQKCEEFIGDLNCAENHSAAHLHSSSSSQKVQMDKHAGDSKGHSRHLSNNTPLPHPSDKRDHRDYMYSRNSGDHRNHRDYQWDHRDERDHRSKHIDDGRSHRAVQENISLKEEMRKERMLITVSRGLTPPPNTKVKEEVKEQTIAGHSKVKAEDINSKGKSSKGGREKDGKEKEEKDESGDSSDDETGKTSGKKTSKKKKKKKEKKKKKEKEKS from the exons CCCCACTGTAGCAGCTTCTCCATAGACCATAGTTCAGTGATTGCTTTGGGTGGCAGCCAGCAGATCGTCCCTCCCTCACAACAACCGCACATTCAGGTCCCACAGTGGAATCCAATTCCTGTGGAACATCATTCTCCAGACAGCAG TGAACGAGCTGGTGAGGAATTCCTGAGATGCATTGCAGCCAACAAGCCTCTCCCAGACTATCTCAAAGGGAACATGGCATACAACCTGGCTGAAGCATTTAACTCGGCTAATGTCCTGAAAGAAGCAGTCAAATCCGACCCCGAGTTCCAGAAGCATGGGACCAGGAGCAAAAGCCGCAGTCGAAGCCGCGGCAAATCTAGAGCCAGGAGCCGTGGCCGAAGCAAAAGTCGGCCTCCCAGCCGAAGCAGAGGACGAAGCAAAAGTCGTGTTCGTGGAAAGAGTCGAGCACGAAGCAAAAGCAGGGCGAGGAGTAGAGGCAGGGCTCACAGTAGGAGTCGGAGCCAGAGCCGAAGCAATAAGAGTCATATACGCAGCAAGAGCCGGGCCAGGAGGTCCAAGTCGCGAAGCAGCAGTGTAGAAAAGGGCCAtagcaaagacaaaaagagaaagaggagccCCAGCcacaactgcagcagcagcgttAGCAGCAGTAGCAATCTCACAGGGAATCGTCTGTTGGAGGGATTGAAGCTGGTCATGGCTAGCAAAGAACTGGAGGACCGATTGCCCACCCTCAAGGATGCTATCCTCACAATTCAG GCTTCAGATGAAAGCAAAAAAGTGGAGGGCATACCTGATGATCACAGACACCAGCAACATGACAGCAAGGACAATTCCACATCTTTGGAAAATGACAGTATGCTCCTTCCTCACGAGAGAACAGGCAGCGACTTCTCTTGGCTGCAGGCAAAAAGTGAGGACAACTCTGCAGTACTGAAAGCTAAAGAGCTTGAAGATGAAGAGTCATTTTTGTATGGCAATGAAGATGCTGAaggaaaacaagcaaataaaatgTCTACTGcgctttttgcaacattttcccAGACTGGAGAGCATGCCAAACTACAGGAAATGGATAGTTCTGGCAGCCAATTCTATCAGAACAAGTCCATGTTCAGTAGCTCTGGGGATCTGAAGCAAACCCTTCTAATGACTTCCTCAAACATATCCTCTGCCAATCTGGATAATAGTGAATGTGAGAAGATCAAGAACATATTAAAAAGTCTGGGCACAGTGGACATCAGTGATGTCATGGGTAAGATGCGGGGGCAACAGGAGGTGAAGAAGCCGACTCCTGCACTTCCTGTTTCAGACCGAGCAGCAGCAGGCATAGCGCTGCCAGCACTGAGCAACCCCAATGTACGGCAAGCTCTGGAGTCTTTACAGTCGCTCATCAAAG CAACAAAGGAGAAACGGGAAAAATGTGATGGCATTGGCACATCTCAGACATCTGATAAACCCATG GCATATGATGAtgaggaaaggaaaaaagacaaacaagcccggaaaaataaaatggaatcgTTGGTGAAAGAGCTGGAGGGATTGATGAAACAGGATG GATTGAGTTTTCTGACACCAGTGATTGGGTTTTACTGCCAGAAATGTGAGGAGTTCATTGGAGATTTGAACTGTGCTGAAAACCATTCAGCTGCCCACCTCCATAGTAGCTCCAGCAGT cagaAAGTACAGATGGACAAGCATGCTGGAGACAGCAAGGGACACTCACGTCATCTCAGCAACAACACTCCTCTCCCCCACCCGTCAGACAAGAGAGATCACAGGGACTACATGTACAGTAGAAACTCAGGAGACCACAGGAATCACAGGGACTACCAGTGGGACCACAGGGACGAAAGAGATCACAGAAGCAAACACATTGACGATGGCAGGAGCCACAGGGCTGTGCAGGAAAACATCTCCCTGAAAGAGGAGATGAGGAAGGAGAGGATGCTCATAACAGTATCCCGGGGTCTGACACCTCCTCCAAACACCAaggtgaaggaggaggtgaaggagcaGACCATTGCAGGCCATAGCAAAGTCAAAGCAGAAGACATAAATAGCAAGGGAAAGTCATCCAAAGGCGGTCGAGAAAAAGatggcaaagaaaaagaagaaaaagatgaaagcGGTGACAGTAGTGACGACGAGACAGgaaaaacatcaggaaaaaaaacatccaaaaagaaaaagaagaagaaggagaaaaagaaaaagaaagagaaggagaagtcGTAG
- the si:ch211-195b21.5 gene encoding zinc finger protein 318 isoform X2, which yields MYRRGKRAHGPPPFGPPPPHVPPYRLGGSCGVPSTGHLPPTSCGPFPTSAPDSHFLHSRPPTGHFINPHCSSFSIDHSSVIALGGSQQIVPPSQQPHIQVPQWNPIPVEHHSPDSSERAGEEFLRCIAANKPLPDYLKGNMAYNLAEAFNSANVLKEAVKSDPEFQKHGTRSKSRSRSRGKSRARSRGRSKSRPPSRSRGRSKSRVRGKSRARSKSRARSRGRAHSRSRSQSRSNKSHIRSKSRARRSKSRSSSVEKGHSKDKKRKRSPSHNCSSSVSSSSNLTGNRLLEGLKLVMASKELEDRLPTLKDAILTIQASDESKKVEGIPDDHRHQQHDSKDNSTSLENDSMLLPHERTGSDFSWLQAKSEDNSAVLKAKELEDEESFLYGNEDAEGKQANKMSTALFATFSQTGEHAKLQEMDSSGSQFYQNKSMFSSSGDLKQTLLMTSSNISSANLDNSECEKIKNILKSLGTVDISDVMGKMRGQQEVKKPTPALPVSDRAAAGIALPALSNPNVRQALESLQSLIKATKEKREKCDGIGTSQTSDKPMAYDDEERKKDKQARKNKMESLVKELEGLMKQDGLSFLTPVIGFYCQKCEEFIGDLNCAENHSAAHLHSSSSSKVQMDKHAGDSKGHSRHLSNNTPLPHPSDKRDHRDYMYSRNSGDHRNHRDYQWDHRDERDHRSKHIDDGRSHRAVQENISLKEEMRKERMLITVSRGLTPPPNTKVKEEVKEQTIAGHSKVKAEDINSKGKSSKGGREKDGKEKEEKDESGDSSDDETGKTSGKKTSKKKKKKKEKKKKKEKEKS from the exons CCCCACTGTAGCAGCTTCTCCATAGACCATAGTTCAGTGATTGCTTTGGGTGGCAGCCAGCAGATCGTCCCTCCCTCACAACAACCGCACATTCAGGTCCCACAGTGGAATCCAATTCCTGTGGAACATCATTCTCCAGACAGCAG TGAACGAGCTGGTGAGGAATTCCTGAGATGCATTGCAGCCAACAAGCCTCTCCCAGACTATCTCAAAGGGAACATGGCATACAACCTGGCTGAAGCATTTAACTCGGCTAATGTCCTGAAAGAAGCAGTCAAATCCGACCCCGAGTTCCAGAAGCATGGGACCAGGAGCAAAAGCCGCAGTCGAAGCCGCGGCAAATCTAGAGCCAGGAGCCGTGGCCGAAGCAAAAGTCGGCCTCCCAGCCGAAGCAGAGGACGAAGCAAAAGTCGTGTTCGTGGAAAGAGTCGAGCACGAAGCAAAAGCAGGGCGAGGAGTAGAGGCAGGGCTCACAGTAGGAGTCGGAGCCAGAGCCGAAGCAATAAGAGTCATATACGCAGCAAGAGCCGGGCCAGGAGGTCCAAGTCGCGAAGCAGCAGTGTAGAAAAGGGCCAtagcaaagacaaaaagagaaagaggagccCCAGCcacaactgcagcagcagcgttAGCAGCAGTAGCAATCTCACAGGGAATCGTCTGTTGGAGGGATTGAAGCTGGTCATGGCTAGCAAAGAACTGGAGGACCGATTGCCCACCCTCAAGGATGCTATCCTCACAATTCAG GCTTCAGATGAAAGCAAAAAAGTGGAGGGCATACCTGATGATCACAGACACCAGCAACATGACAGCAAGGACAATTCCACATCTTTGGAAAATGACAGTATGCTCCTTCCTCACGAGAGAACAGGCAGCGACTTCTCTTGGCTGCAGGCAAAAAGTGAGGACAACTCTGCAGTACTGAAAGCTAAAGAGCTTGAAGATGAAGAGTCATTTTTGTATGGCAATGAAGATGCTGAaggaaaacaagcaaataaaatgTCTACTGcgctttttgcaacattttcccAGACTGGAGAGCATGCCAAACTACAGGAAATGGATAGTTCTGGCAGCCAATTCTATCAGAACAAGTCCATGTTCAGTAGCTCTGGGGATCTGAAGCAAACCCTTCTAATGACTTCCTCAAACATATCCTCTGCCAATCTGGATAATAGTGAATGTGAGAAGATCAAGAACATATTAAAAAGTCTGGGCACAGTGGACATCAGTGATGTCATGGGTAAGATGCGGGGGCAACAGGAGGTGAAGAAGCCGACTCCTGCACTTCCTGTTTCAGACCGAGCAGCAGCAGGCATAGCGCTGCCAGCACTGAGCAACCCCAATGTACGGCAAGCTCTGGAGTCTTTACAGTCGCTCATCAAAG CAACAAAGGAGAAACGGGAAAAATGTGATGGCATTGGCACATCTCAGACATCTGATAAACCCATG GCATATGATGAtgaggaaaggaaaaaagacaaacaagcccggaaaaataaaatggaatcgTTGGTGAAAGAGCTGGAGGGATTGATGAAACAGGATG GATTGAGTTTTCTGACACCAGTGATTGGGTTTTACTGCCAGAAATGTGAGGAGTTCATTGGAGATTTGAACTGTGCTGAAAACCATTCAGCTGCCCACCTCCATAGTAGCTCCAGCAGT aAAGTACAGATGGACAAGCATGCTGGAGACAGCAAGGGACACTCACGTCATCTCAGCAACAACACTCCTCTCCCCCACCCGTCAGACAAGAGAGATCACAGGGACTACATGTACAGTAGAAACTCAGGAGACCACAGGAATCACAGGGACTACCAGTGGGACCACAGGGACGAAAGAGATCACAGAAGCAAACACATTGACGATGGCAGGAGCCACAGGGCTGTGCAGGAAAACATCTCCCTGAAAGAGGAGATGAGGAAGGAGAGGATGCTCATAACAGTATCCCGGGGTCTGACACCTCCTCCAAACACCAaggtgaaggaggaggtgaaggagcaGACCATTGCAGGCCATAGCAAAGTCAAAGCAGAAGACATAAATAGCAAGGGAAAGTCATCCAAAGGCGGTCGAGAAAAAGatggcaaagaaaaagaagaaaaagatgaaagcGGTGACAGTAGTGACGACGAGACAGgaaaaacatcaggaaaaaaaacatccaaaaagaaaaagaagaagaaggagaaaaagaaaaagaaagagaaggagaagtcGTAG